A segment of the Manis javanica isolate MJ-LG chromosome 17, MJ_LKY, whole genome shotgun sequence genome:
GGCATGTCCCCACCCACTAAATGACTCCGTTatcatgacaaccaaaaatgcccCCACAGATTTCTATCATGCCTCCTCAAGGGTGGCCTTGTCTCCTCTGAGAACCCCATGTGAGAGGCACGCGGTGTTAGAGTCTCAGAAAGGGAGACCAGCAGGCAGGCTCAAGAGGTGCAGCTTGCTGGGGTGTGATAAGCACAGCTCTTGTACCAGGGCCAGGAACCCTACTGTTCTCCACAGCACCTCATTCATGTTCTGGACGGAGTGCAGAGTGGAGATCCTGGGAGACCCACCCAGTGATGTTGGTAAGAGGGGACCTTTCCACCCAAGAGTCACTGGATAGTGTTTTCCAGCTTTTCTAAATGCAAAATCATGTGTTCAAGCCAAGCTTTACAGGGACCCACAGGATATGAGACAGGAACAGGGGTCATATTTGGCAGCTGAGCCTGGGGCCCAGAGAAGGGGAGGTTCGTGCCCAGCAATGGGCAGTGCCCTGGAGACCTCGTTACCTCCCCACAACATGAGCAGGTACAGCTCCAGGAGAAATGCAAAACTGGGGTGCTTGCCCCAGTGTGGGGTGCCTTGAATACCAACGCAAGGACTTTGGACGTGGGCACCACAGGTGTAGACTGCACAGGAGCACTCTGAGCAGAGGGCCCCGAAAGGCTCATCCCCATGTCTGCCTCTCTTTTTCCCCTCCCCAGGGATAAACTAGCACTGAGCAGGAACATTGAAAAGCTGGAGGGGGAGCTTAGCCAGTGGAAGATCAAGTACGAGGAGCTGAGCAAGACCAAGCAGGAGATGCTCAAGCAAGTGAGTCTTGGAGACTGGGGGGCTGCCTGGAGGAACCATCATTGTGCTGTTGGATTTCACCATGGGAAtggaagaaagaagggaattcattcattccttgGCAAGCACTGGCCAGTTGCTATTCATGGTTCTGGTGCTGGGACAGGCAATGTCCCTGCCTTCAGGAGCCCCTCTTGTAGGGGTTTTGAGTCCACTCTGGGGACTCAGGGCAAGAGGTCAGGCTGGGTAGCCATTACTGCCTCCTGTGCAGGTTTGGACAGTAACCAGGCAAATAAAGTCATAAGCTATGAAGCAGTCAGAACTGAGTAAGAGAGATAGATCTCTTAAGTGGTGGTCAGAAAAGGCCTCTCTAAGGTGACATTTGAGGCAAGACCTAAAGGGGTTAGAAGGAGCCATCCTCAAGAAGAGTTGGGGCAGAGTTCCTGGCAGAAGACACAAcaaatgcaaaggtcctgaggccagAACAAGCCTAGTGTgtgcaggaaacagaagccaaTGTGGCTGGAGGATAGCAAGTAACAGATGAGATTGCAAGGGAAGCTAAATCTCACTGGCCTTTGCTGACCAGGATGAAGGGAAGAGTCTGGATGTAGCATTCATTGGCTGTCTAGTTTGTGAGACCTCATTGAGCCTCATGGCATTCAAGGAGGATGAGTCCTGATATCCCCATCTTATAAATGGGGAAACAGGCTCCAGCTGGCAGAGAGGGGATTCTACCACCTCACTCTGGGGAGTCAGGGCAAGGGGTCAGGCTGGGGAGCTATTACTGCCTCCCCTGCAGGCCCTCTTGGCCACTAGGGGGCGCGGCCACCCAGAGAAAGCTGGATAGTCTGCATTTCCTCCAGAAGGTGGATCACAGACCTCAGAGCCTGAAGCACTGTCCTGGAAGGGAACAAGACTGACCTTAGGGCAGAATCTCTTAGGGAATCTCTGCTAATATAGATTCCCAGATCCCACTCTCACCCTCCTGAATCAACATCTTTGGGGGGGGTTAAATCCAGGAATCTGCGtttttaatcttttcatattGTGAAGTATGATCATTTGCAGAAAAGTGAGTAAAACACAAATGTTCTGTTTAGCAGGTAAGATTGTCTtttatatctggcttcttttCACTCAGCATTATGTGCTTAAGGTTCATCAATGTCACTGCACCAAGCGGTAGTTTGTTGGTTTTCCTGCTGTACAACAGGAAAACGGTGCTATGTTAAAGCATGTCAGGCTATTCTGATGTGGCTAACCCCACACCCACATGCAGACCCCTGTTCATATCCCCTGGATGCATCCAGCCAGTGCACACTGAGGGCTACACTGTGCAGAGACCACACAGGGCCCCAGAAGTGGACAGATGAGCGAGTTCCCATTCTAGTGGGGAGTGGGATGGAGAGGATAGGGGCACCCTCTCTGGGCAGAGAGGATAGGAGAGGCCTCCCCAAGGAGGGAGCATTTAGGCCATGGCCTGAGAATGAGAAGTTAGTCCTGCAAAATACCTGGAAAGTGTAATGGGCAAAGGGAACCATGTGTTCATGAATCCTGTAGACCAGAACTTCGTGTGCTTAAGAACTAGAAAGGAGGCTGCCATACCTGGAGGGAACTAAGCAAACAGAGATGGGAGATGAGGCTGTGGGGAGATAGATGGGCAGGGGCCCAACCATGCAGGGTTCTTGATACCATAAGGAGGGATCAGCCTTTATCTTAAGAACTCGGATGAGTATATGattggatttgttttttaaaagctcacTCTGAGCTACTGTTGTGGGGAATAGGATGACAGGGGGCCAAGGGCAGACGCTGGGAGGCTAGGTGGGAATGAGGTAGGAGGTGAGATGTTGAAAGTGACAGAAATAGTCAGATTTAGGGTCTGTTCTGGATATCCTGGTGGCCCATTTGGGCTTCACTCAGGCTCCTTGCTGAGCACTCCTGCACCAGCACCCATCCCCCAGAGCTGGTTCTGGGATACTCCCGGGTGGTGCTCACGTAACTAGGCTGTGCTGTATCATGCAGCTCAGCATCCTGAAGGAGGCCCACCAGGACGAGTTGGGCCGCATGTCTGAAGACCTGGAGGACGAGCTGGGTGCACGGTCCAGTATGGACAGGAAGATGGCTGAACTGAGGGGTGAGGTGAGGCCACCAGGAGGGTCTGGGGCTTGGGGTACCAGGGCCCTGTTTCCATCAGCTGGAGGAGGGCAGGAACCAGGCTCTTGCACTAAGTGGGGGGACCAGCCACACCCCAAGGGTACTCCAGTTTGCAGAGAGCAGGCCTCTCCCACACATAgaccagaaacaccctcacatcCTGCACGTCGTGAAATAAGCCCAGGTTAATTATAGCCACTGCAGCTGGACCTGCTTCCTGGAGCCAAAAatggccatgggggagggggagaggcagCATCCAACTCAGGCCCTTCCATGCTGTCTCCCTCTGGAGCTCTCATCCTGTCCTGTCCTGCTGCAGATGGAACGGCTGCAGGCAGAGAACGCAGCTGAGTGGGGTCGCCGTGAGCGGCTGGAGACAGAGAAGCTGGGCCTGGAGCGGGAGAACAAGAAGCTCCGGGTGCAGGTTGGGGACCTGGAGGAGGCGCTGGCCCGGAGGCGGAGGCAGACAGCCAGCGCCCTGGACTGCGACCTGCGGGCCAGCCAGGCTGCACTCTTCGAGAAGAACAAGGTGGGGCAACCCCACCTCCCCGTCTTTCCAGGGGACCTGCTGTGTCTGCTCCAGCCCccaaggggacagggaccccaagtGACAAGGATGGAAGTGTTGGCCGCCCTGGAAGCTGCTGCTCCTGGCTCTGGGCCAGGCTCAGTGATAATCACTGTAcctccatttattgagcacctactgtggtCCCAGCTCTGTGCCCATGCTTCTGTCTATTATACCACTTAATCCTCTCAACAGCCTTTTTATTTACCCagcaagtgtttattgagcactgactgcaCAGGCTGTGTTCTAGGTGCTGAGGACACAGCAGTGAGCAGACAGGCTGGATGTGACCTCCCCTCGTGGAGCTGATGGCTCAGAAGGTGCACACATTGTCTTCTCCATCAGCACGCACACTGATCCCACACCCATGACTGCTGGTGGGAGGAGGAAGACCAGGGTACCTGACTTAGGGCCAGGGTCCTAGGATGGCTTCCCCAAGtcagtgacatttgagctgaggtcTTAAGGAAAAGCAGATGTTAGCTAGTTGTGAAATGATTGGGAAATAGCATGAGTAAATGTCCCACAGTGACACAGACATGGAGTTTTGGAGGAACCCTGGAGTCCATTGTGACTGGAGGGGAGTGGGCAAGGGGACATAGTAGGAGGTAAGGCACCAGCTGGGGGCCCCCTTGAAAGAGTAGGAGGTAGGTGTGAGCAGGTGGCAGTCGGAGTACtcactggctgctgtgtggaaggAGGCCACTAGGGAGTCTGTCCCTGTTACCTGGGGCAGCAAGAGATGATGGGGGCTGGAACAGGCTGAGGTTGGTAGAGATGGAACGAAGAGGATGGTGTCAAGACACCCTTGGCCTAGCCCCATCTTCCAAAagtgaaaactgaggcttggagagaccACAGAGCTCAGAAGTGGGCAACTACTTTCCTGGCTGCTCATCTTCTTCCCAGATTTCTGGCTTCTGATCTCTTTCCCTGACTCCCCAGCTGAGCTTATCCCCAGACCCAGGGCTTTAAATGCCATTTATACACCAAAgactccagacttcatccctctGCAGAAGACCTGACAGCTCCAGGGGCCTGCTGGACATCATGCCATTTCTATTGGCACCCCAAAGTTACGTGTCCATAGTGGAGGCTCTGAGTccccccacccagtgctctcCCCTCACTTCCCACCTCACCAGATGGCACCTCTGGCCTCCAGCTGCCCAACCAAACATCTGGTGGTGGTGTTTCAGATGGCAGGTGGAGAGATCTGGAGAGAaggggccccagggccccagaacTGCCTGGCCCCAGGGACCGCCTGGCCTGGCGCCCTCTGACCCTCAGCCCATCCCCCTTGGTGCTCCCCTGCAGGAGCTAGGAGACCTGAAGCATGTGCATGGCAAGCTGAAGAAACAGTTCCAGGAGAAGGTGGCAGAGTTGACGCATGCCAACCGGCGGGTAGAACAGCATGAGGCAGAGGTGAAGAAGCTGCGGCTGCGGGTGGAGGAGCTCAAGAAGGAGCTGGCCCAGGCTGAGGATGAGGTGAGGCCCTGCTGGGGCCCAAAAGGCCACCTTCCAGCCTCAGCTGGGGTAGGAGTGGCCGCTAAgtccacagcacctggcacatgccTGACTCTCAGGAGGTGCCCAGTGTAGAGTGGGTGGACAATGGATGAGTGGTAGGTAGGTGTGTGTGTAGTAGAGtaggaagaaaaatggacagacaCACTTATGAGTGGTTGAGCCAATTAATGGGTGGATGAGTCATTGGCTGTGTAGGTGCTTAAATGGACAGAAGAATGACTACATGATGGGTGAACAGACGGATGAGGGAAGAGGTGGACTGATGgatgggaggatggatggatgagagGTAACAACAGATCTGATTGGTGATCGGCTGGAcagatgggtagatggatgatggatgagtGTGGATTATGGAAAGGTGGATCACTGAGTGAACAGgggaaagatgaaaaaataagcGACTGGACCAGTGGGTAGaaggatgaatggagaaagagggaaagagggacaGAAGGGTGGGTAGATGGGAAGATACATGTGTCTGTAGTGTGGAAGGATACATGAACAGGGTGAATGGGCAGCTGATTAACAAATAGTGACTAGGTAGGTGGCTATCTCCATAGGTAAAAGGTATTTCCGTGGATGCATGGGCAGGTGGAAAGATTGACATAGATGGCTCAGTGGGTTGATGGATGGGTCAGTAGCTTGGGGCATTGGAGAATGGGTAAATTTGGAAAGGAAGGACACTAGCAATGGAGAGGGGCAAAAGGGGAGCTTCCCTATAGGAGGGGGGCCTTGGTCTAGGCCTTAAAGGAGCTTCCAGGATTGCTCTGCAGGAAGCACATTCCCACAGAGGAATGGCAGATGGCCTGGCCCAGCCCAAGCTGACTGCCTGCTCCCCCCATGCTTGTGTCCCTGCTCACCCCCAGCTGGACGAGGCCCACAACCAGGCACGCAAGCTGCAGCGGTCGCTGGACGAGCAGACGGAGCAGAGCGAGAACCTGCAAGTGCAGCTGGAACACCTGCAGTCCAGGTGGGCCCTGGTGGGAGGACCAGGTTCCAGGGGGGAGGATTCCAGGCCAGGGCAGAGAGACCTACAGCCGAGGGAAACTTCCCAATCATGTCGGAGCCCCAAACTCTAGCTAGAGGGGAAGACAGAGAAGGAGGAGATCCTGGCACCCTGGGGCCAGAATCCTGTCCCCTCCAGGCAGGAAGGGCCAGGGCCAGGAAGCTGGGGAAGGGAGTGCAGGAAGTGAGATCAGCTGTCGGCTCTGGAATTGTCCCCTGtggcaggcaggtgggcaggtggtAAGAGGGCCAGGAGGGTGGCTAAAGAGGTCGGGTCCAAGGTGGGGCAGCAAGTGGGGCCCAGGGGTCTGGGGAGTCACTGATTAGAACAAGAAGCCCCCAGGTCTCCAGGCTGGGGTGACCCCAGGCCAGCCAGGCTCAGAGGGACTGGAGggcagggaacacagaggagcCCTGACCCTGACGGCAGACAGAACCCCCTCAGCGGCAGAGGACAGGCTGCCTCAGGGTGGGAGGATCGCTCCCAGCACACTCTGCATCCCTCTGCTGTGCTCCTCCCCATCCGGGCACTCTGTGAATCACACGCTCTCCCTGCTTTTACCCAGAGCCATAAGGGGACAAAGACCTTGGGGTCCAAGCCCCTCCCTGCTTCACAAGCCCCCACTGCAGGAGTATCATAATCATGGTGCTGACCGACTTCCTGTGCCAGGCCCTAGCCAGGCCCTTACCTGCCTCCTCTGATTTCACAGAACAGAGGGAGCCTGAGCtgtggagccagactgcctgggtagTGGGGCTCTGCATTTAgcagctgtgtggtcttgggccGCTTACTTAACTTGTCTGTGTCAGGGTTTTCTTATCTGTATAACAGAGACAGTAAGAGTTCTTATCTCATGGAGGTTGTGAGAATTGTATGAGCTTATGAAGCCTTATAAAAATCTTCAAGGGCTGAGAAACTGTCAGCTGCTGCCCCTGGGGCAGCAGGTGGGAGGTCGAGGGGGTTGTACCTGGGTCAGATACTGTGGCCCCGGAATCATGCTCCTgtgagagaggggaagggaaataTATCTTTTCTAGGGGGctgtcagatgaggaaactgaggcacagagcagaagTCCTTCCATGGCCACACAACCGGAGGGTGGTCAGGCCAGGTTGCCTCCTGGCCATCTGCCGTCTGAGCCCATTTTGCTGAATGTGTGTTATGTGCTACCGTGTGCCGGGTGCCTGCACCTAAGAGTGTAGGCAGTGGAGCAAGACATGACAGCTGTGTGACATGGCTGAcccagactcagtttccccacctgcctGGGATGATACCCATAGAGTTGAACAGGGGCCCAGGTGGGAGTCCAAGTCAGACTCAGTGCCTGACCTGCTCCACCCACTCCATGCCTGCAGCACACACTCCTCAAAAGGGTGCCTTGCCCTGGAGCTTTCCTGCAGTCTGGGCCACATTCTTTGGGAACCATGAACTCCCAAAAAACCATGAACTCTGCTCAGCCTCTCAAGTGCTTccagtggggagggcagggccgCCAGGACCGCtgcctcattttattttccaactttttGTGCTTTAATGTTCCGGGGACAGCTCACTAAATCACAGCACAGTAATGGAGGCCCCGTCTGTGCCCCTCCCCGCCCTGTTAATAATTCATGCCTTCCAGTAAGATGCAGCCAGCAGCCACTCTGCAGGGGGATGGGCATTTCCTCTACCTGCTCTTCTTAGAGGCCAAGTTTACCTCGTAAATTTTGGCCTTAGGAATTTTAATGTGGGGAAGAACTAGGGCAGAGTGCTTTCACACTGaccctgggggcagagggaacTCAGATCCACCCACCCCAAGCTCTCTGTCAAGGGTCTTAGGAGCCTGGCTTGGGTTCGAATGCTGGCAGCATGACTTTAAGCAGCTGCCTCTCATCTTCAGGGGCCCCCTGCCCACTCCAGAGCCAGCACCCCACTCAGGGCCCAGCCCCACTCCCTGCTGCCTATGAGATTTCAGGCAAATTATACAACTGCTTTGTGCCTTGGTCTCCTTGTCTGTAAAGTGGGGGTGACAGTACCACCTCCTCATTTTCAGGGCCTTCTGGAAGGAGGATGTGAGATGAGGTAATGTGTGTAAAAGGCACCTGGCACGGGGTAGGCTTAGCTGCTGTCAGCACCAGCTGAGGAGGCTCCCGCTCTGCTCCCCTGTCATGGCACCCACAGGCTCCGCAGGCAACAGCAGAATGTCCCCCTCTTCGGGAAGATCCGCAGTGCTCGCTTTGGCACCGAGGAGGCTGGAGACGGAGCCAGCGACCTGGATGAGGATGAGGACCTGCAGATCCAGGTGGCCTAGAgctcccagggctgggcaggaCTGGCCTGCAGCCACAGGCCCACAGGCGCTGGACTGGTGCAGCTGCCCGTGCTCACTCTGGGAGCAGACTCCGCTCCCTGCCGCAATGACTTCCTTCTCTCCCAGGGTGCGTGTCAGTGGTCCCACCCTGCTGATACCCCGTGAAAGGGAAACTGTGGCctatgttttatatgtatattttatatatatatatatatgcattggTCCTTGGACCCATATAAACACAGGACCACTCTAAGGCCCAGTCTCGGCACCCCTCCCTACCCGGGACCTTCATGCAGAGAGCAGTGGATGTCAAGGGAGAGCTGTTGGGGCCCCAGCCCAGGCTGCCTTGGGGAGGACCTGTTCATAGTGCATTGTGATAAACCCGGTCTTTTGTAATAAATGGAGCTCGGGTTTCAGGGCAGAGGCCTGAGAGTGTCGCAGATCTGGGCAGGCTGTGTGGGGACATCACCAGCCTGTACCTGGCACCAAACCTGAGCTCAGGACTGTGAAGTGACTTAATAAATGATtgtgagaaagaaggaatgagtGATCATCTGAGGTGATCCAGCCCTACTgaggggggaaggagaaggcatGGTGCATGTCTAATCTGGAGAAGAGGAGACTTCAATTCTGCTACCAAATGGATTCAAATCTGCTCCTTATTGCTTGTGCATCCTTGGGGAagttaccctctctgagcctcagtttctccatctataaattAGCCATCTCTTAGAGCCATCAATGAGAATTAGATGAGTCTATCTGGAGTTCCATAAAGGTTAGTTATTATTGAATACTTGAAGGTATGCCCTGAAGAGGAGGATCTGCCTGCTGAGTTCTGCAAGCAATGAAGTTCAGGCGAGTGGTAGTTTATCCAGAGGTAGGTATaaacacaataaataataaatactttatcTTCCCCCTAACCCTGCTCTAGGTAGTGAAATTACAGGtaattttaactttgtttttgatatttaatTTCTAATCCTTCTGTAACCAACAGATTTCTTCAATCTGGTAGAAACAGTTATTAAAAACACAGTAGCATAATTTTTGAGTCTTTGCAAACTGAGGTCACCTTTGAGCCACCTGCCCTTGATGAGATGCCTTAGATGAATTCTCAGGACCAGGGGACCAGGGCCTGCTTTCTGTTAGAATGCATAAGGTGGTGAATTCCCTGTGTTCAGAGGTGTGCAAGGAGCAGCTGGGACTCTGAACAGGAGCCTAGCACCAAAGAGAATGAAATTCACTTGATAAAGGGGCTCCCTGCTGAGGGTGGGGAGCTGCACTCACTCACTTCCTCTCTTGTGGCCCAGTCTGAGGGACCACTGAGGCTGCAGTGCTGAGCCCTAGGGGCTGAGACTTGGGTAGAGGCAGGCCCAGGAGCCCAACTAGGGGTAATAAATACAGGCACTGAACAGTTCCCCTATTGCCACATGACGGTGTGGTGAGATGCTGCTGAGGGGGGTTTTGCTGTCATGGCAGAGAGGCCCCAAGTCCCCTCCTGGGCTCCCCAGGGGATGAAGTGGGGCAGGTGAGATCCAGCCAGAAGGATCCTCCATGGGTCTTTCCCAGCAAGCCAGGGCCAGCGGAAAAAGGGCTACCGGAAAAGGACTATTTCCTGCCAGAAGtccttctgttttttctcccAAACAGGAAGTTGGCCCCAGAAGAGGCTGAAAGAGTTGCCCTTTGACCCCCCAGGAGCCTGGAGCCAGGCCCTCACTGACAACAGTCCTGAGAGCCActtccccaggcccccaggcagACCTGCCATTCCCAGACACAGAGCAGACCCACCAGCACGGCGGGTTCCCCCAGACTCCCTGGCACCTCTGGTGAGATAGTGTTTAGCAGGGCCCCATTACAGCCCCTGTCTCTGGGTGGGACAGCTCCAGAGAATGTCAGCAAGGGAGGGCCTGGCTTCCCACCTCCAACTCCAAGGGAAAACGGAAGCCTTGGGAGGGGAGCCACAGCCACAGACATGGGGCTGGAAGATTCTCTGGGCCTGGGAATGCACCCTACCTCCCTGCTCACAGCCCTTGCGAACCTGCCATTCCGGTGGTCATGGTGGCAGCATCTGCCAACAGAAGCATCAGCTTTGGCTCACATGACACTCTCAAAACTATTTAACACATTGTTAGGAATGGGAAGTTTTATCATAAAAGTGTGGGTTTCCTTCTCTTGAGAAATCAGCACCTCGGACCATGCTGGGTTCACACTTCCATGTGGCtacagctgctgggctgagaggCAGGCTCCCTGTAATGGGCCATGGTCCGCACCACTCCCTGCAGCGTTACCCTGCATCCACCTCATTTACATTACTGCCTGGCCCCTGGAGGTCTCTGAGTGGTTTTCCTCCAGCCTAGTCCAGTCTCTCCTTGAATGGATGAGAAACTGAGTGAATGGTAGGGGAAGCGCTTGCCTTAAGTCAGTGTGACATGCAGTCAGGCCAAGTACACATATCACTCACAGACTCAGAGCTCCTACAAGCTCCTTGTCACCACGGGGTGACTGCCAAGAACAGTTAACATGTGCTTCACAACCCTTTGAGGCAGACAGTCCCATCATCATCCCACTTACCAGCAAGGTTGCAGAGGCTCAGAGGGAACAAGTAACTCTCCTGAGGCCACGTGGCTGGTTAGTGGTGTTGCTAGCTAGCATTCCAGGTCAGGCAGTCTGAGACTGAGCCCGTGCTTCTCATTATGCACACCCACCCCCTCCACTTCATAGACCCTGCAAGTCCTGCCATGCCGAACTACCTGCCACCCAGAattgcccctcccccaccacagcccCACCAGCCCTTCAGAGCTCAACCTACTTGGTTCATAAGAGTGTTAGTGGGCTGTGTGTTTGTCTGCTTCTCCTGCCCACCAGATGCTCCTGGAAAGCAGAAAATCCTTCTAGCAGCCAGCACAGTGGCCTGGGCCTACTGGCATTTTTAAAAGAGGGAAGGATGCGGAGGGAGGAGAGCCTGGGTGGGGGTTTCtgggtggatggacagatggatgcatggatggtatgGTAGAAGGCTGATGCCAGAACCACCCCTCAAACTACAGCCCCACTGCAGTATGTGCAGGACCAGTCATAGACAGGTCTCTGCTGGTCAGCTAAGAAGTCTCTCACGGCAGCTGGTCAGATGCCAAAAGCCACAGCAGCCCAGGGCAGCAGTGCCAGGGCTGGAGAACCAGCCGGGCCAGAaagccccacccagcctctcctccCCCTGCAGCGTGAGGCCAGAAATCTGTCCTCTGAAGGTTTGGCACACCCTCGCTCTCCAGCCAAGGTGTTTTGCCCAGCCTGACTCTTACCAGGCAGCGGCGCCTAGGGGTCTCTGCTTTGAAATCCATGTCCAGCAGTGAGCCCTACATGCCTGTCCTCCAGACAAGCCTGGGGTCTAACCCCAGCTGCTTTATGATTGGCTGTGTGTCTCTTGGCAAgctcctgcccctctctgggctttcgcttcccaatctgtaaaatgaCAATGGCAACTGGGTTGTCCAAACCCCAATTCAATAACATGATTTTACCATTAGTagtatttttctgtctttccatATGCTCTGCATCCCCTCCTAAGACCCCAATTCCCTGATTGCCTGGGAGTTCACCAGCCACCCTGGGCACCCCTCTGGGGCAGTGGGAGGCAGAGACATCACCCAGGAACCAGCTGCAGCAATCAGCACCACCCCCCAACACCACcatccagctcctctgcctactAATCGCAGGGTTGCAAGATGCCAGCTGCCTCCCAGGCCCCGGGCAGATGCCTCCCAGGCCCCGGTGCCTCCCAATGGAGCTCCCTGGAAAGCCTCCCAGTCCTTCCCCAGCCCCATATACCCAGCTGTACTGGAGGTGGTCTCCATGGTGCTCAGACTCCCCCAGCGTCTGGGAGCAGGCCTGAAAAAGTATAAACAAAGCCTTCCTCTGTGGCTTTCCCACTTCCCAGGCTTCCCCCACGTCAGAGAGGAGCATcctggcccccacctcccccactcaAGAACTAGCCATGGCTCCCCACTGCTGGCCAAATAAAGTCTCACTCCACATCCTGGCTTGGGGTGCTCAAGACACCCTTAAGCACATTCCCCAAGTGGCCTTGGTCTCGGGTCTCCACTGTTCTGGGATCAAGTCCAGATGGGCCCCTTGCTgtgccctctctcccttccccagtgGTCTCCCCAGCATTGTCTGTGTACCTGCCCTCAGCTGAAACACTGGGCGGACTGGATGACAGCTCCATGGTGACTGGGACGTGCTTCATCTGCACGCACTGGGCTTGGAGCTCTGAGGGCAGAAGTTCTGCTGTGGAAGCTGGATCTCCACAGGACCTCAGGCAGAGTGTCATTCAGAGCACACGCTCCTCCACAGTGTCATTTAatcttaatcctcacaatgatgCAGGAGATGGACAATGGcaagatgaggaaaccgaggcccacaGTGGGAAGGACCGGCCAATAAACAACAGGGCTGGAACTCAAATCCAGACAACTCCTAAGGCCAGGCATTCTCAGCTACAGCTCTCAGCCCAGGTCTGTGCTTCAGTGCAGGTGCTTGGCGCCCAGTAAAATGTTcatggaagggaaggagggagggaagagtgaGCTGCAGATGGAGCAAACCACTCAGAACAGGCCTTCTTCCCCTCAAATCACTGCACAAGGCTCTCTGTCATCCAGCACCCCACTTTCTCCACTAGCAGGCAGGCTGGAGTTGGAAACCTCACTAACCTGGATAAGTAATCCTGAGGTCCAGAGAGCAAAGTGGCTTGTCCAAGGGCACCCAGCAGCTGTGTCCTGGGAATTCCTGGATCCTTTTAATACGGTCATAATCCTTCATTCTTTGACTTCTATTATAATAACTCAGAGAGAGAGCGGCCAAGTAGATGTAAATGCACCTACACCCCCAACTAAGTTCCACTtccctaagtctcagtttccacatATGTAACATGGGGT
Coding sequences within it:
- the CCDC102A gene encoding coiled-coil domain-containing protein 102A isoform X1, translating into MSHGPSPRLTESPQLSKGGLLTILGSPSPECMGPADSLPPTPPSGTPSPGPPPPLPLPPPPALLADGDWESREELRLRELEEARARAAQMEKTMRWWSDCTANWREKWSKVRAERNRAREEVRQLRQRLDALNKELAGARRERQEAQGECEARGRELARLRGARGSTDRTPDGPETEPEREHEPVRDVGSERPQGSQELELVENLLKSRPEAPEGCWEARSVGAGGPRGSLGRQERSRLPWEDTATIEEDASKLTALRLRLDESQKVLLKEREDKLALSRNIEKLEGELSQWKIKYEELSKTKQEMLKQLSILKEAHQDELGRMSEDLEDELGARSSMDRKMAELRGEMERLQAENAAEWGRRERLETEKLGLERENKKLRVQVGDLEEALARRRRQTASALDCDLRASQAALFEKNKELGDLKHVHGKLKKQFQEKVAELTHANRRVEQHEAEVKKLRLRVEELKKELAQAEDELDEAHNQARKLQRSLDEQTEQSENLQVQLEHLQSRLRRQQQNVPLFGKIRSARFGTEEAGDGASDLDEDEDLQIQVA